In Fusarium musae strain F31 chromosome 7, whole genome shotgun sequence, a single window of DNA contains:
- a CDS encoding hypothetical protein (EggNog:ENOG41): MTSREVKERALLDRIQELEAELRETKARYAALEIKARDDAKKLADITSIVGSGMRGVYEASGVASGVESRRFESPAVSAKKSELANALQTVQSGQTDLTKTLQEENERLRQSSQAPPAQTAERSPTPVEASHSAVSSDDESSQQPESLSSYLARKPEGFQFPSVQSRFTITNIPSINGSMTERNHNIPNEPGWRDYLP; this comes from the coding sequence ATGACTTCTCGTGAAGTCAAGGAACGCGCCCTCCTCGACCGCATCCAGGAGCTTGAAGCAGAACTACGAGAGACAAAAGCCCGCTATGCGGCCCTTGAGATCAAGGCGAGAGACGACGCCAAGAAACTTGCCGATATAACGTCCATCGTTGGGAGCGGCATGCGTGGCGTTTATGAGGCCAGCGGTGTCGCCAGCGGTGTCGAAAGCAGGCGTTTCGAGTCCCCAGCCGTGTCGGCTAAGAAGTCTGAGCTTGCCAATGCCCTTCAGACTGTACAATCTGGCCAGACCGACCTCACCAAGACCCTCCAGGAAGAGAACGAGAGACTCAGACAGTCGTCTCAGGCGCCCCCCGCTCAAACAGCTGAGCGCTCACCAACCCCAGTTGAGGCCTCTCATTCTGCTGTCTCCTCTGATGATGAATCCTCTCAACAGCCTGAGTCGCTGTCGAGTTACCTGGCGAGAAAGCCTGAGGGATTCCAGTTTCCCAGTGTTCAATCACGATTCACTATCACAAACATACCCTCAATCAATGGGTCGATGACTGAGCGAAATCACAACATACCCAATGAACCAGGCTGGCGAGACTACTTGCCATAA